The following nucleotide sequence is from Nocardioides eburneiflavus.
GTCGACTCCCACAGCCACCTCGTCTTCGCCGGCGACCGCTCGGCGGAGTTCGAGGCGCGGATGACCGGCCAGCCCTACACCGCCGGCGGCATCCGCAGGACGGTCGCGAGGACCCGTGCCGCCACCGACGAGCAGCTCACCTCCCACGTCGCCCGGCTCGTCGCCGAGATGCGGGCCCAGGGCACCACCTCCGTCGAGATCAAGAGCGGCTACGGGTTGTCGGTCCACGACGAGGCACGCAGTCTCGCGGTGGCCCGGCAGTTCACCGACGAGACCACGTTCCTCGGCGCCCACGTCGTGCCCGCCGACACCACCTCCGAGGACTACGTCGCTCTCGTCACCGGCCCCATGCTCGCGGCGGCAGCACCGCACGCCCGGTGGATCGACGTGTTCTGCGAGGACGGCGCCTTCGACGTCGACCAGGCACGAGCCATCCTGCAGGCCGGCACCGACAGCGGCCTGCGCGGGCGGCTCCACGCCAACCAGCTGACGTACGGCGGGGGTGTCCGGCTCGCGTGCGAGCTCGGCCTCGTCGCGGTGGACCACTGCACGTACCTCTCCGACGCCGACGTCGCCGCGCTCGCGTCGAGCGGCACCATCGCCACGCTGCTGCCGGGCGTGGAGTTCTCCACCCGGCATCCCTACCCCGACGCGCGCGGCCTCCTCGACGCCGGCGTACGCGTGGCCCTGGCGAGCGACTGCAACCCGGGCTCGTGCTTCACCTCCTCGATGGCGCTGTGCATCGCGCTCGCGGTGCGGGAGATGCGGATGAGCCCCGCCGAGGCGCTGCACGCCGCCACCGCGACGGGAGCGGCCGCCCTCGACCGTGACGACGTCGGCGTGCTCGCCCCCGGCAAGGCCGCCGACCTCGTCCTCCTCGACGCCCCGTCGTACGTCCACCTGGCCTACCGCCCCGGGGTCCCGCTCGTGGCCGGGGTCTGGCAGGCCGGGCGACCCGTCGTCCACAGCTCCCGCTGACCCCTCGCGGTAGTCCGCTGCAGAAAGCCGGTGCCCGGCCCCCGAGGACCGGTCATTCGCAGCGGACTATCCGGGGGTGGGGGCGGGGCCTGTGGACTACCCCGCCTGCCCTACCTCAGGCCCCGCCGTACGCCGCTCGGAGGCCGTCTGAGGTAGCCCGCCGCCCGCGAATAGGGCACGCGCCCGATGTCCGCCCCTACCTCATGGACGGAATCTCTACTCACGGTCCAGAAAGGGCCGATGAGCTGAGG
It contains:
- the hutI gene encoding imidazolonepropionase; this translates as MTTTVITGIGELVTNDPARAEQGGLLGLLTDAAVVVEGSHVAWVGPAADAPAADVQVDAGGRAVIPGFVDSHSHLVFAGDRSAEFEARMTGQPYTAGGIRRTVARTRAATDEQLTSHVARLVAEMRAQGTTSVEIKSGYGLSVHDEARSLAVARQFTDETTFLGAHVVPADTTSEDYVALVTGPMLAAAAPHARWIDVFCEDGAFDVDQARAILQAGTDSGLRGRLHANQLTYGGGVRLACELGLVAVDHCTYLSDADVAALASSGTIATLLPGVEFSTRHPYPDARGLLDAGVRVALASDCNPGSCFTSSMALCIALAVREMRMSPAEALHAATATGAAALDRDDVGVLAPGKAADLVLLDAPSYVHLAYRPGVPLVAGVWQAGRPVVHSSR